The genomic interval GCGTCAGCGCGACCGGCGCGGTGCCGAGGTTCGAGAGCTCGAGCGTGATCTGGCCCCTGTATCCGGGGTCGCAGAGGCCGGCCGTGGCGTGGACGACGACGGCGAGCCGGCCCAGGGAGGAGCGGCCCTCGACGTGGGCGATCAGGTCCGCCGGGATCTCGACGCGCTCGTGGGTCGTCCCGAGCACGAAGTCGCCGGGATGGAGGATGAAATCGTCGCCCTCGTCGACGATCGTCTCGGTGACGTACTCGTCGACCTCCTGTTCGGAGTTGGGATGGATACACGGGATGTTCGTCCGCTGGAACTCGAGGAACTCTCGGCCCAGCCGGAGATCGACGCTCGCGGGCTGGATCTGCAGTTTCGGCTCGTCCAGGGGCTCGACGACGAGATCGCCGTCCTCGAGTCGATCGAGGATGTCCGCGTCGGAGAGGATCATACCGGGTAGGAGCGAACCAGGCTTCCTAAATTATCCGATCCGATTGCGGTCCGATCGTGATTCGATCCCAATCAGATCGCGGCGACGGGTATCCGGCGATCGGTCGAGAAGCCGGACGCTCCCGCCATCGGCCACAATCGATTATACGGACGCATCCCGAAGGGCGTCCCATGGGTGGGCAACAGGAACGGTTCACCGGAGATGCAGGGGTGATCCATCAACGAGCGGTCAGAACGCCGCTCCCGAACGAAGCAGCCGAGCGAGTCTTCCACGAGAACATGATGACCGTCGCGGATGCCAGAGAGCGGAAGGCGGATCTGCTCGCTGATCCAGACGTCCCGCTGCTCGTCGCCTACGAGGAGGAACTCGACCGCGTCGCCGAGAGCTTCGAGCGGCGGCTCCGACGATTCGCGGGCGACGACTACGAGGAGGCCGCGATGGCCTACTACCGCGGCGAGCGCGACGACCGCGTCGGGGAACTCGCCGCGTACTACTTCGAGGGACTCTGGCGGATTCAACAGCGGACCACCATCACCGACATGGTGTTCTCCCCGCTCATCCTCCGCTATCCCGACAGTTTCACGGTGAACATCCGCTTCGCCAGCGGGTATACTACGCCGAACTCGGTGCGATACGAATCACCGGAACACTCGTCCGAAGAGTTAGACGACGACCACGCTGAGATCTACTACGAGGAGAGCGTCTACTCACAGCGCCAGGCGGCGGAGTACCTCAGGGAGACGGCACAGATCATCCGCGAGGAGTTCCCCGACCCCGACGAGAGTACGTTCGAGGAGCGAAAGTACGGCGGCATCGTCTCGGCGGGCGGGCGGCGGGGATCGGAGTTTTCGGCGCTGCTCGAGCGCGTCGAGCCCGATCCCGATCGGTTCTCGGAGCCGGTTGCGAACCCGACCCTCGTCGAAGCGGGACCGGAAGCCGACCGGACGGAACGTGAGTTCTGTCTCGACAATGTCGTCCACTGATCGCACGGTACCGGGCGCGTCGACCGTATAGTCAGGGCTAAAGGGATTCCCGTTCTCGTCTCGGCCATGAAACAGGCCATCGTCGCCCGTACGGACATCGGCATGGGACAGGGAAAGCTCGCCGCCCAGGTCGCCCACGCCTCGCTGTCGGCCTACGAGAAAGCCGACTCGCAACTGCAGAACCAGTGGAAGCAGGGCGGTCAGAAGAAGGTCGTCCTGAAAGGCGAGAGCGAACGCCAACTCCACGAACTCGCCGAGATCGCCGACCGCGACGGGATTCCCAACGCCATTATCCGTGACGCCGGGCATACGCAACTCAACCCCGGGACCGTCACCGCCCTGGCCGTCGGCCCGGCGGCGGACGACCGCGTCGACGGCATCACCGGCGATCTCTCGCTGTTCTAACGTGCTTCAGTCCGAGTGGTAGCCCCGCGGTTCCTCCCTGGCCGCAGCATCGTCGTCGTCGGACAGCGGCGCGTCGGTCGAAACGGCCGGGAGTAGCCCGCGGACGTCGATCGACTTGCTTCCCAGCACCGCGAAGCCGGCGAAGATCGTCAGGAAACCGGCGATCGCCATCGCGTCGATCGTCTCGCCCAGCAGCGCCCAGCCGCCCAGCGTCGAGACGACTGGCACGACGTAGAAGATCAGGTTCGCGCGGATCGCGCCCGCGTCGTCGAGGAGGGCGAAGTAGGCGATGTACGCGAGCACGCCGGCGAAGACGCTGACGTAGGCCAGCGCCAGGACCGCCTCGCTCGTCCAGGTGATCGCCGCCGTCGACTCGCCGGACGACCAGGCCAGCAGGTGACAGAGCGCGGCCGCGAAGGGAAGCCCCCAGGCGATCCGGACGCTACTCGAGATCGTGCTCTCGGCACGCCGGATGAGGACGGCCCCCAGCGCGGCGCTGATCGCGCCGACGAAGAGGATCCCCTTCCCGACGGCGCCGCCGAGCAGGTTCGCCGGATCGGGGCTGACGACGAGCCCGACGCCGAGCAGCCCCAGACCCATGCCGACCCCGCCGCGCCTAGAGAGGCGCTCGTCGGAGAGCAGGGCCGCGGCGAACACCGGCGTCATGATGGGGTTGAGGCTGTAGACGATCGATGCGACGGCGCTGGTGACGTACTGCTGGCCGACGAACAGCAGAGCGTTCGTCATGCCGATTGCGAGCACGCCGGTCGCGAGGATGCCGCCCAGATCGCCGCGCGTTCGCGGGACCAACTCCGACCGCGACGTGGTGAGGCCGACGTAGACCAGCATGAGAACCGCCGCGAGGTCGAATCGAATGGCGACGAACAGCAGCGGCGGGAAGTACGCCAGGCCGGCCTTCGCGGCGACGAACGTGCCCCCGAAGAAGAGACTCGCGAGGACGAAACAGACGGCGGTGCGAGTAGAGACCACGGTTATCTCGTCACCTCCGTGCGATCTGCGTACGTCGCCTCGAATCCGGGCGACGCGTAAATAGCGAAAATCATCGTACTACACCGTACGAGCTCCGGGTATATAGTTTCGTTCAGAAACTATTTCAGGACAAGAAAGTGGATCGGTCCGGGAAATCAGCGGGAGCCGTGCGGGGGATGCAGACCGTGAAAAGTTTTCACGGTGCGAAACGGATTTACCGATGCGGGACGGAGAACGGGTATGGAATCGGCGCTCGAAGAAATCGAGTTCCTCGCGCTCTCGTCGAACCGCGTCGAGGTGCTCAGGCTGCTGGCGGAGCGACGGCACACGCGCACCGAGTTGGCGGAAGCGACCGGGGCCTCGCAGGCCACCCTGGGACGGATCCTCGGGGACTTCGAGGAGCGGTCGTGGATCAGACGCGAAGACGGGGAGTACGTCGCGACCGCGACGGGTCGGCTCGTCGCGGACGGGTTCACCGACCTGCAGGAAATCCTCGAAATCGAAGGGACGCTCCGCGATATCGTGGACTACCTGCCGACCCACGCGATGGACTTCGACCTCCGGCGGCTCTCGGACGCGACGATCACCGTTCCCAGCGCGACGCGGCCCAACGCGCCGCTGGGGCGGTTGCTCGGGATCCTCCGCGAGGCCGATACGGTGCGGGCGTTCTCCCACACGTTCAACGAACAGACGCTGGGCGTCGTCCGCGAGCAAGTGGTCGGTGACGACCAGCGGTTCAAGGGCGTCTTCGGCCGGACCGCGATCGACGCGCTCGCCGACGAGTCGGAACTCCGTCGGCAACTGGAAGCGTTGCTCGACGCGGACGAGGCCGAGATCAGGGTCCGCGAGGAGGGGGTCCCCATCGCGGTGATGGTCGCCGACGAGACCGTCTACGTCCTCTTACGCGACGAGAACGGCGTCCTTCGGGCCTCCGTCGACACCGCCGACGACGCCGTCCGTTCGTGGGCCGAGGACTCCCTAGACCACTACTGGCGGACGGCAACGCCGCTCGAGTCCGAGACGCTGTCCGACTGAGGACCGATCCGCCGGTCGCTGTTACGCCGATGCTGTCGGCGGCGATATCAGCCCGGGCCCGCCGTCGGCTGCCGGTCCGCCTGGCTCGCCTGGTCCGTCGAGCGCTGCGGGAGGCGCGGGTCGCGCGAGCGCGGGGGACTGCGATCCGGTGGCGACTGCGGACGCGGGCTCCGAGTCCGACTCGTCGTTGGTCCGTTCGATGACGTACTCCTGGCCGACCGTCGATGACTGGAGGTCGTCGACGGGCGCGTGCTCCTCGGTCAGCACCGGCATGCCGTCGGTGTTCGGCTCGTCCATGTACGCCTCGACTTCGGCGCTCAGGTCGATGCCGAGGTCGCGTTCCTCGTTTCGCTCGGCGAGGTCGGCCTCGGTAAAGTCCGTCTCGCCTTTCGTCGCGACCACCTCGATGTTTTGGACCGAGTCCCAGTTCGACGTTCGGAAGCTGTAAGTCGACGCGAAGGCCTGGTCGATCGTCTTGTACTGCGCCCGGTAGAAGTCAGAGCCGCTGCCGCTGGGCGCGGAGATGACGTTGGCGAGGAAGACGCCGTCCTCGGCGAGGTGATTCTCTGCCAGGTCCATGAACTCCACCTGCGTCAGGTGGATGGGGACCTGGTCCTTCTGGTAGGCGTCGAGGACGATCACGTCGTACGTCTTATCGGTGTCCTGCAGGAAGATCCGCCCGTCTTCGGTGTGCGCACTCAGGTTCTCGCTCTCTTCGAGACGGAAGTGCTCCTTTGCTGCCTGAGTGACCTCGGGATCGATCTCGACGACGTCGACGTCGACGTCGTACTTCCGCTCGAAGTCCTTCGGGCCGGTGTAGCCGCCCCCGCCGATGAACAACACGTCCTCGACCTCCTCGTGGTCGTCGACCATCAGCATCGGTAGGTGAAAGTACCGCGTGTACTCGAAGACGTGGCGCTCCGGTTCGTCGAGATCCATCGCGCTGTGGCGAGCTCCGTCTAAGTACATCGTTCGGACGTCGCCGTCGTCGATGACCTCGAGTTCCTGATAGGGCGTCTGGGTCTGGTAAACGACGTCGCCGCGGTGGTCGAAGGCGACCGGTCCGATCCCGGCCGCGACGACGAGCAACAGTGCGACCCCGACGCTTGCCAGCGCCGGCCTCGGCGGGAACGCGGGCAGCATGAGCGCGATCGCGGTGCCGACGAGAATGAAGCCGAACAGCAGGCCGATCACGTCGATCCGAAGCGCCGGGATGAGGACGTACGTCGTCGCACCCGCGCCGACGATGCTGCCGATGGTGCCGAGCGCGTAGACGTGGCCCGACGCCTCACCCGTCCCCTCCTTCTGGGAGAGTTCGGCCGAGTACGGGCTGATAAAGCCCAGCAGGTAGGTCGGCGGCCCGAAGAGGATGAGCACGGCCGGCAGCGACGCGAACCGAGCGGGCAGCGGCATCGCCGACGCTGAGAGCAAGAGTTGATCGCTCGCGTAGATGATGATCGCGACGTAGCCCGCCGTTCCCAGCAGGAGCCAGATCATTCGCCGATTCGACGCCGTCTTCGCCTGGCGCCCGCCCTGCCAGTAGCCGAGGCTCAGGGCGGCCAGGAAGACGGTGATGATGCTGCCCCAGGTGTAGATGCTGCTACCGAACTGGGGTTCGATGATCCGGCCGGCGAGGATCTCCAGACCCATGCTGGTGACGCCGGAGACGAACACCGCGACGTCCGGTTTCGTCGGCCGGAACGCGGAGGACTGCCGCAGACTCATTGTCGGGACAGTCGTGGGCCCGCGACGAGAACTTGTCGCCTCACCGCAACGGTCGCCGGTACTCGGGGCGAAGCCGAAACCGAAATCGGGACCGGTGATCGGTCTCCCTCCCGTCAGGGCTTCGAGACGACGTGCGTAAGGAGGAAGACGCCGAGTGCCACCGCGATGACCGTCCTGGGAAGAAACGGGAGGAGGTCGATGAGGCTCGCCCCGTAGACGAATACGAGCGCGAACAGCGTCGAGAGGGCGGCGTTCAACAGGAGTAGCACTCGCGGATCCCCCTCCGAAGATTCGAGGCCCTCCTGCAGGCCGTGCTCTCGCTCGTCGTCGGGTCCGCTCATGGGACGAGACGGGAACGGCGGTCACTTAGCCGTTTCCGTGCGCGCTGAGCAGAACGGACTGGGCCGAGCGGAGCGAGCGGCCAGGACCAGGCGACGCGATCCCGAACACGACTCGTGACGCCGAGCGGCCGGCGGTCTTTATGACGGTTCGGACGCAGGATCGAGACGACTATGCGCGAAGTGACGGTGTCTCGCGTCGTCGACGCGGCGTCGGACGACCTGGCGGCCTGGCTCGAGCCGGCGACGATCGTCGAGGCCGAGGGGAGTTTCACGGTCGAGACCATCGACGAGTCGGGCGACGCGACGATCGTCGTCGCCAGCGGCCCCGGGATGCGGCTCCCGCTGCGGTTCGAGGATCGCGAGGACGAGAGTGCGATCTACTACACGCAGGAGGGCGAGCACGGCCCCTTCTCGCACATGGAGACCTGGCTCGAGCACGAGCCGATCGACGCCGAGCGAACTCGGGTTACGCTCCGGTCGGCGGTCGAACTCGCCGCGCCGCTGCCGTTCGGCGATCGGATCGCGGCCTGGAAACGGCGGGGCGAACTCCGGCGAGTGCTCGAGACGATCGAAACGGACGTCGGCTGACGATCGGCCCGCAAACGCCCGGCTAACGATCGACGAGCAGTTCGGGGTTCAGGGCTCGCGGAGGACGACCGCCTGGTCGTCTCCGTCCGTGCCCTCGCCGACGCGTTCGCCCTCGCCGTCGGCCCCGCCCGGGAACGGGTTCGCCAGGCCGTCGGCGCGCGCCCACTCGTCGTCGGTGACGAGACAGTCGTCGAGTCGGTCCCGGAGCGTCGCTTCGCGCTCGTCGAGGGCCGTTCCGATGACGACCAGTTCCGTCCGCCGGTCGCCGTGTTCGTCGTGCCACTCGAGATCTGGGCGGTTGGACCGGTACAGGTCCCGCCGGACCTCGGGGAGCGCGGCGATCCACGGCCCGCGGGCGGTCGCGCGGACCGAGGGCCCGGCCTGGGCGATGTCGATTTTCACGTCTCGGCCCGCGACCCAGGCCGTCCCCTTCGAGCGGACGACGTCGTCCGGCAGCTCCGCGAGGAACGACGCAAAGCGCTCGGGATGGAACGGTCGTCGCGCCCGGAACACGAACGAGTCGACGCCGTAGACCTCGTCCGGGTGGCGGTGGTCGCGTTCGGTCCCGTGTCCGTGCTCGCGCTCCGAATCGTGATCGTGAGACGCGTCGTCCTCCGCCAGCGCCCGCTGCCAGCCCGCCTGGTCGCCCAGGTGCTCGGGGTCGAACAGCCCGACACCCAGCAGGCGGTCCGGATCGACCGCGCTGAACTCCGTGCGGATCGTCTCGGCTGACGGCCGGAGCGCCCGGACGAGTTCCTCGGCGGTCGCGAGTTCCGCCTCGGTACAGAGATCCGCCTTGTTGAGCAGG from Natrinema salifodinae carries:
- the pth2 gene encoding peptidyl-tRNA hydrolase Pth2 encodes the protein MKQAIVARTDIGMGQGKLAAQVAHASLSAYEKADSQLQNQWKQGGQKKVVLKGESERQLHELAEIADRDGIPNAIIRDAGHTQLNPGTVTALAVGPAADDRVDGITGDLSLF
- a CDS encoding polyketide cyclase gives rise to the protein MREVTVSRVVDAASDDLAAWLEPATIVEAEGSFTVETIDESGDATIVVASGPGMRLPLRFEDREDESAIYYTQEGEHGPFSHMETWLEHEPIDAERTRVTLRSAVELAAPLPFGDRIAAWKRRGELRRVLETIETDVG
- a CDS encoding DMT family transporter, with protein sequence MVSTRTAVCFVLASLFFGGTFVAAKAGLAYFPPLLFVAIRFDLAAVLMLVYVGLTTSRSELVPRTRGDLGGILATGVLAIGMTNALLFVGQQYVTSAVASIVYSLNPIMTPVFAAALLSDERLSRRGGVGMGLGLLGVGLVVSPDPANLLGGAVGKGILFVGAISAALGAVLIRRAESTISSSVRIAWGLPFAAALCHLLAWSSGESTAAITWTSEAVLALAYVSVFAGVLAYIAYFALLDDAGAIRANLIFYVVPVVSTLGGWALLGETIDAMAIAGFLTIFAGFAVLGSKSIDVRGLLPAVSTDAPLSDDDDAAAREEPRGYHSD
- a CDS encoding CobW family GTP-binding protein; translated protein: MSSTIPVTVLSGSLGAGKTTLLNHLLRTADRDLAVLVNDMGAVNVDAELVAEGSDLDVEGGVAELSNGCICCELQDDLETAVVRLAREREFDHLVVEASGISEPAPVARLFTTSSRVAAQYDLDALVTVLDTRLFLDAFAGDGVPERRGAADDADRPLSDLLIEQLEVANLVLLNKADLCTEAELATAEELVRALRPSAETIRTEFSAVDPDRLLGVGLFDPEHLGDQAGWQRALAEDDASHDHDSEREHGHGTERDHRHPDEVYGVDSFVFRARRPFHPERFASFLAELPDDVVRSKGTAWVAGRDVKIDIAQAGPSVRATARGPWIAALPEVRRDLYRSNRPDLEWHDEHGDRRTELVVIGTALDEREATLRDRLDDCLVTDDEWARADGLANPFPGGADGEGERVGEGTDGDDQAVVLREP
- the dcd gene encoding dCTP deaminase, with the protein product MILSDADILDRLEDGDLVVEPLDEPKLQIQPASVDLRLGREFLEFQRTNIPCIHPNSEQEVDEYVTETIVDEGDDFILHPGDFVLGTTHERVEIPADLIAHVEGRSSLGRLAVVVHATAGLCDPGYRGQITLELSNLGTAPVALTPGMRISQLTFTELKTEAERPYGSERGSKYQDQDGPQASRIQSDHEFGGDQLGRDE
- a CDS encoding spermidine synthase, which encodes MSLRQSSAFRPTKPDVAVFVSGVTSMGLEILAGRIIEPQFGSSIYTWGSIITVFLAALSLGYWQGGRQAKTASNRRMIWLLLGTAGYVAIIIYASDQLLLSASAMPLPARFASLPAVLILFGPPTYLLGFISPYSAELSQKEGTGEASGHVYALGTIGSIVGAGATTYVLIPALRIDVIGLLFGFILVGTAIALMLPAFPPRPALASVGVALLLVVAAGIGPVAFDHRGDVVYQTQTPYQELEVIDDGDVRTMYLDGARHSAMDLDEPERHVFEYTRYFHLPMLMVDDHEEVEDVLFIGGGGYTGPKDFERKYDVDVDVVEIDPEVTQAAKEHFRLEESENLSAHTEDGRIFLQDTDKTYDVIVLDAYQKDQVPIHLTQVEFMDLAENHLAEDGVFLANVISAPSGSGSDFYRAQYKTIDQAFASTYSFRTSNWDSVQNIEVVATKGETDFTEADLAERNEERDLGIDLSAEVEAYMDEPNTDGMPVLTEEHAPVDDLQSSTVGQEYVIERTNDESDSEPASAVATGSQSPALARPAPPAALDGPGEPGGPAADGGPGLISPPTASA
- a CDS encoding helix-turn-helix transcriptional regulator, whose translation is MESALEEIEFLALSSNRVEVLRLLAERRHTRTELAEATGASQATLGRILGDFEERSWIRREDGEYVATATGRLVADGFTDLQEILEIEGTLRDIVDYLPTHAMDFDLRRLSDATITVPSATRPNAPLGRLLGILREADTVRAFSHTFNEQTLGVVREQVVGDDQRFKGVFGRTAIDALADESELRRQLEALLDADEAEIRVREEGVPIAVMVADETVYVLLRDENGVLRASVDTADDAVRSWAEDSLDHYWRTATPLESETLSD